From Rhodamnia argentea isolate NSW1041297 chromosome 10, ASM2092103v1, whole genome shotgun sequence, a single genomic window includes:
- the LOC115727978 gene encoding anthocyanidin 3-O-glucosyltransferase 6-like isoform X2 yields MVKAELVFVPSPGFGHLVSTVEMAKLLIDRDPHVSITLLIMKPPYVSHSGIDDRTRSLANSMAARFRFVHLPDVGPISETNPSKTRDLYVESYKPHVREAIARLTEPGSGQDSPRLAGLVVDMFCTTMIDVANELRVPSYVFFTSSAAFLGLMFHLQRQRDEQGIDSTEFRNSDTELDFPIFANKLPAKVLPTAYLVKEAAPAYIGHARRFRETKGIFVNTFAELEAHVLESLVDDMIPPVYPVGPILNLTRSTGGPGPSNGLEIMKWLDNQPRSSVVFLCFGSRGSFDADAVREFATALERCGHRFLWSLREPDYANLEEILPEGFLDRTVKIGKVIGWAPQVDILAHPAVGGFVSHCGWNSTLESIWFDVPIAGLPLYAEQQFNAFEMVVELDLAVEIKMEYRRDVRIQSETRVTAEEIERGIRQVMEIDSARRKKVKEMSEKSRKALDEGGSSCSSLRRLIGDIFNNMPR; encoded by the exons ATGGTCAAAGCAGAGCTCGTGTTCGTTCCGTCGCCGGGCTTCGGCCATCTGGTATCGACGGTGGAGATGGCGAAGCTCCTCATCGACCGAGACCCCCACGTGTCCATCACCCTCCTGATCATGAAGCCGCCGTACGTGTCGCATTCCGGCATTGACGACCGGACTCGATCGCTCGCCAACTCCATGGCCGCCCGCTTCCGGTTCGTCCATCTTCCCGACGTGGGCCCTATCTCGGAGACCAACCCCAGCAAAACCCGAGATCTGTACGTCGAGAGCTACAAGCCTCACGTTAGAGAAGCTATCGCGCGGCTCACCGAGCCCGGCTCGGGCCAGGACTCGCCTCGGCTCGCGGGGCTCGTGGTCGACATGTTCTGCACGACCATGATTGACGTGGCGAACGAGCTCCGGGTCCCCTCGTACGTGTTCTTCACGTCGAGCGCGGCCTTTCTGGGGCTGATGTTCCATCTCCAGAGGCAGCGGGATGAGCAAGGAATTGACTCGACCGAGTTCAGGAACTCGGACACCGAATTGGACTTCCCAATCTTCGCGAACAAACTGCCTGCCAAGGTCTTGCCCACCGCATATCTGGTCAAGGAGGCCGCCCCGGCTTACATTGGCCACGCCAGGAGGTTCCGGGAaaccaagggcattttcgtaaaTACGTTCGCCGAGCTCGAAGCGCATGTGTTGGAGTCCTTGGTCGACGACATGATCCCACCGGTTTATCCGGTTGGACCCATACTGAACCTCACAAGGTCGACCGGCGGCCCAGGACCGTCCAACGGTTTGGAGATCATGAAGTGGCTGGACAATCAGCCGCGTTCGTCCGTGGTGTTCCTGTGCTTTGGAAGTCGGGGAAGCTTCGACGCGGACGCCGTGAGAGAGTTCGCCACCGCACTGGAGCGTTGTGGGCACCGGTTCCTGTGGTCCCTGCGCGAGCCG GACTATGCCAATCTCGAGGAGATCCTACCCGAAGGGTTCCTCGATCGGACGGTCAAGATAGGGAAAGTGATTGGATGGGCTCCGCAGGTGGATATCTTGGCCCACCCAGCAGTCGGGGGATTCGTATCCCACTGCGGTTGGAACTCCACTCTCGAGAGCATATGGTTCGATGTGCCGATCGCGGGATTGCCACTATATGCAGAGCAACAATTCAATGCGTTCGAGATGGTGGTGGAATTGGATCTAGCGGTGGAGATTAAGATGGAGTATAGGAGGGACGTTCGAATACAGAGCGAGACGAGGGTGACCGCCGAAGAGATAGAAAGAGGGATACGGCAGGTGATGGAGATAGATAGCGCGCGGAGGAAGAAGGTAAAGGAGATGAGTGAGAAGAGCCGGAAGGCCTTGGATGAGGGCGGTTCGTCGTGCTCGTCCCTCCGCCGTTTGATCGGCGATATCTTCAATAATATGCCCCGATAA
- the LOC115727978 gene encoding anthocyanidin 3-O-glucosyltransferase 6-like isoform X1 gives MVKAELVFVPSPGFGHLVSTVEMAKLLIDRDPHVSITLLIMKPPYVSHSGIDDRTRSLANSMAARFRFVHLPDVGPISETNPSKTRDLYVESYKPHVREAIARLTEPGSGQDSPRLAGLVVDMFCTTMIDVANELRVPSYVFFTSSAAFLGLMFHLQRQRDEQGIDSTEFRNSDTELDFPIFANKLPAKVLPTAYLVKEAAPAYIGHARRFRETKGIFVNTFAELEAHVLESLVDDMIPPVYPVGPILNLTRSTGGPGPSNGLEIMKWLDNQPRSSVVFLCFGSRGSFDADAVREFATALERCGHRFLWSLREPPPKGKVGTPRDYANLEEILPEGFLDRTVKIGKVIGWAPQVDILAHPAVGGFVSHCGWNSTLESIWFDVPIAGLPLYAEQQFNAFEMVVELDLAVEIKMEYRRDVRIQSETRVTAEEIERGIRQVMEIDSARRKKVKEMSEKSRKALDEGGSSCSSLRRLIGDIFNNMPR, from the coding sequence ATGGTCAAAGCAGAGCTCGTGTTCGTTCCGTCGCCGGGCTTCGGCCATCTGGTATCGACGGTGGAGATGGCGAAGCTCCTCATCGACCGAGACCCCCACGTGTCCATCACCCTCCTGATCATGAAGCCGCCGTACGTGTCGCATTCCGGCATTGACGACCGGACTCGATCGCTCGCCAACTCCATGGCCGCCCGCTTCCGGTTCGTCCATCTTCCCGACGTGGGCCCTATCTCGGAGACCAACCCCAGCAAAACCCGAGATCTGTACGTCGAGAGCTACAAGCCTCACGTTAGAGAAGCTATCGCGCGGCTCACCGAGCCCGGCTCGGGCCAGGACTCGCCTCGGCTCGCGGGGCTCGTGGTCGACATGTTCTGCACGACCATGATTGACGTGGCGAACGAGCTCCGGGTCCCCTCGTACGTGTTCTTCACGTCGAGCGCGGCCTTTCTGGGGCTGATGTTCCATCTCCAGAGGCAGCGGGATGAGCAAGGAATTGACTCGACCGAGTTCAGGAACTCGGACACCGAATTGGACTTCCCAATCTTCGCGAACAAACTGCCTGCCAAGGTCTTGCCCACCGCATATCTGGTCAAGGAGGCCGCCCCGGCTTACATTGGCCACGCCAGGAGGTTCCGGGAaaccaagggcattttcgtaaaTACGTTCGCCGAGCTCGAAGCGCATGTGTTGGAGTCCTTGGTCGACGACATGATCCCACCGGTTTATCCGGTTGGACCCATACTGAACCTCACAAGGTCGACCGGCGGCCCAGGACCGTCCAACGGTTTGGAGATCATGAAGTGGCTGGACAATCAGCCGCGTTCGTCCGTGGTGTTCCTGTGCTTTGGAAGTCGGGGAAGCTTCGACGCGGACGCCGTGAGAGAGTTCGCCACCGCACTGGAGCGTTGTGGGCACCGGTTCCTGTGGTCCCTGCGCGAGCCGCCGCCCAAGGGCAAGGTAGGGACGCCACGTGACTATGCCAATCTCGAGGAGATCCTACCCGAAGGGTTCCTCGATCGGACGGTCAAGATAGGGAAAGTGATTGGATGGGCTCCGCAGGTGGATATCTTGGCCCACCCAGCAGTCGGGGGATTCGTATCCCACTGCGGTTGGAACTCCACTCTCGAGAGCATATGGTTCGATGTGCCGATCGCGGGATTGCCACTATATGCAGAGCAACAATTCAATGCGTTCGAGATGGTGGTGGAATTGGATCTAGCGGTGGAGATTAAGATGGAGTATAGGAGGGACGTTCGAATACAGAGCGAGACGAGGGTGACCGCCGAAGAGATAGAAAGAGGGATACGGCAGGTGATGGAGATAGATAGCGCGCGGAGGAAGAAGGTAAAGGAGATGAGTGAGAAGAGCCGGAAGGCCTTGGATGAGGGCGGTTCGTCGTGCTCGTCCCTCCGCCGTTTGATCGGCGATATCTTCAATAATATGCCCCGATAA
- the LOC115729984 gene encoding anthocyanidin 3-O-glucosyltransferase 2-like has protein sequence MTSAELVFVPTPVMGHLVSMVEMAKLLVDRDPRLSISVLIMKPLFDSELDSYTSSLAASLDAARIRLIHLPPVNTDVEISSGNFHNRFIESNKPHIKRAVADLADSASSTRRLAAFVMDMFYTTMIDLAGEFGVPSYVFFTSSAACLGLMLHLQSLQDEQHVDITEFKDSATELDFPSFANPLPAKVLPSKVLTKESVQPFLEHAKRIRAIKGIIVNTFAELEPHALGSLAGLGAPTVFPVGPILNLKGETKNKDDGSCRGDDVMEWLDEQSPSSVVFLCFGSWGCFSADQVKEIARALEQSRHRFLWSLRQPPPKGKVDVPRDFVDPAEVLPEGFLDRTAGVGKVIGWAPQATVLAHPAVGGFVSHCGWNSTLESIWFGVPVATWPLYAEQQFNAFELVVELGLAVEIKMDYYKDFMMERDFIVPAEKIEGGIRKLMEDVDSQRRKKVNEVREKSRKTLAEGGSSYMSLGHLIEDILSNMP, from the coding sequence ATGACCTCTGCCGAGCTCGTGTTCGTCCCAACCCCTGTCATGGGCCATCTCGTGTCGATGGTCGAGATGGCCAAGCTCCTCGTCGACCGTGACCCCCGCCTCTCTATCTCTGTCCTCATCATGAAGCCTCTCTTCGACTCTGAACTGGACTCGTATACCAGCTCGCTCGCCGCCTCCTTGGACGCTGCTCGCATCCGCCTCATCCACCTCCCTCCTGTGAACACAGACGTTGAGATCTCGTCGGGCAATTTCCACAATCGCTTTATAGAAAGCAACAAGCCCCACATCAAGCGGGCTGTCGCTGACCTCGCCGACTCGGCCTCCTCGACCCGGCGGCTTGCGGCGTTCGTTATGGACATGTTCTACACCACCATGATCGACCTGGCGGGCGAGTTTGGAGTCCCCTCCTACGTCTTCTTCACGTCGAGCGCGGCGTGTCTCGGCCTAATGCTCCACCTCCAGTCGCTCCAAGACGAGCAACACGTGGACATAACCGAATTCAAGGACTCGGCCACCGAGCTGGACTTCCCGAGTTTCGCAAACCCGTTGCCAGCCAAGGTCTTACCGTCCAAGGTGCTGACGAAGGAGTCGGTCCAACCATTCCTGGAGCACGCCAAGAGAATAAGAGCGATCAAGGGAATTATCGTTAATACGTTCGCCGAGCTCGAACCGCATGCACTAGGGTCCTTGGCGGGCCTCGGGGCACCCACGGTGTTCCCCGTGGGGCCCATCCTGAATTTGAAAGGGGAGACTAAAAATAAGGATGATGGTAGCTGCCGAGGCGATGATGTCATGGAGTGGCTCGACGAACAATCGCCTTCGTCGGTGGTTTTCTTGTGCTTCGGGAGTTGGGGGTGCTTTAGTGCGGACCAGGTGAAGGAGATCGCCCGCGCGCTGGAGCAGAGCAGGCACCGCTTCCTATGGTCCCTACGGCAGCCGCCGCCGAAGGGCAAGGTTGATGTACCGCGTGACTTCGTGGACCCCGCGGAGGTCTTGCCGGAGGGTTTTCTGGACCGAACAGCCGGAGTAGGGAAAGTAATTGGGTGGGCCCCGCAGGCCACGGTCTTGGCCCACCCGGCGGTCGGGGGATTCGTGTCGCACTGCGGATGGAACTCTACCCTGGAGAGCATTTGGTTCGGGGTACCGGTGGCCACGTGGCCTCTATACGCAGAACAACAATTTAATGCGTTCGAGTTAGTGGTGGAGCTGGGCCTCGCGGTGGAGATCAAGATGGATTACTACAAAGATTTCATGATGGAGAGAGACTTTATCGTGCCGGCGGAGAAAATAGAGGGTGGAATAAGGAAGTTAATGGAAGACGTCGACAGCCAGAGGCGGAAGAAGGTGAATGAGGTGAGGGAGAAGAGCAGGAAGACATTGGCTGAGGGTGGCTCTTCTTACATGTCTTTGGGTCATTTGATTGAGGATATCTTGAGTAATATGCCTTAG
- the LOC115727973 gene encoding anthocyanidin 3-O-glucosyltransferase 2-like, with product MTSAELVFVPTPGMGHLVSMVEMAKLLVNRDHRLSISVLIMKPPFDSELDSYTSSLAASVDAARIRLIHLPRVNTDTEISSGGFHNRYIESSKPHIKRAVADLADSVGSSRRLAAFVVDMFCTTMIDLAGEFGVPSYVFFTSSAACLGLILHLQSLQDKQHVDITKFKDSATELDFPSFANPLPAKVLPSVVLTKESVQPFLEHAKRIRAIKGIIVNTFAELEPHALGSLAGLEAPTVFPVGPILNLKGETKKKADGGCRGDDIMEWLDEQLPSSVVFLCFGSRGSFREDQVKEIARALERSGHRFLWSLRRPPPKGKVDVPRDYMDPAEVLPEGFLERTASIGRVIGWAPQAAVLAHPAVGGFVSHCGWNSILESIWLGMAVATWPLYAEQQFNAFELVVELGLAVEIKMDYRKDFLMETDIIVAAEEIEDGIRKLMEDVDSERRKKVKEVSEKSRKALAEGGSSFMSLGHLIEDILSNMP from the coding sequence ATGACCTCTGCCGAGCTCGTGTTCGTCCCAACCCCCGGCATGGGCCATCTCGTGTCGATGGTCGAGATGGCCAAGCTCCTCGTCAACCGCGACCACCGCCTCTCCATCTCTGTCCTCATCATGAAGCCTCCCTTCGACTCCGAACTCGACTCGTATACAAGCTCGCTCGCCGCCTCCGTGGACGCTGCTCGCATCCGCCTCATCCACCTCCCTCGTGTGAACACAGACACCGAGATCTCCTCAGGCGGTTTCCACAATCGCTATATAGAAAGCAGCAAGCCCCACATCAAGCGGGCTGTCGCTGACCTCGCCGACTCGGTCGGCTCATCCCGGCGGCTTGCGGCATTCGTTGTGGACATGTTCTGCACCACCATGATTGACCTGGCGGGTGAGTTTGGAGTCCCCTCCTACGTCTTCTTCACGTCGAGCGCGGCGTGTCTCGGGCTAATCCTCCACCTCCAGTCGCTCCAAGACAAGCAACATGTGGACATAACCAAATTCAAGGACTCAGCCACCGAGCTGGACTTCCCGAGTTTCGCAAACCCGTTGCCGGCCAAGGTCTTACCGTCCGTGGTGCTGACGAAGGAGTCGGTCCAACCATTCCTGGAGCACGCCAAGAGAATAAGAGCGATCAAGGGAATTATCGTTAATACGTTCGCCGAGCTCGAACCGCATGCACTAGGGTCCTTGGCGGGCCTCGAGGCACCCACGGTGTTCCCCGTGGGGCCCATCCTGAATTTGAAGGGGGAGACTAAAAAGAAGGCCGATGGTGGCTGCCGCGGCGACGATATCATGGAGTGGCTCGATGAGCAACTGCCTTCGTCGGTGGTTTTCTTGTGCTTCGGGAGTAGGGGGAGCTTCCGCGAGGACCAGGTGAAGGAGATCGCCCGCGCGCTGGAACGGAGTGGGCACCGCTTCCTATGGTCCCTACGGCGGCCGCCGCCAAAGGGCAAGGTTGACGTACCGCGTGACTACATGGACCCCGCGGAGGTCTTGCCGGAGGGGTTTCTAGAACGGACCGCCAGCATTGGAAGAGTGATTGGGTGGGCCCCGCAGGCCGCAGTCCTAGCCCACCCGGCGGTCGGGGGGTTCGTGTCGCACTGCGGATGGAACTCCATCCTGGAGAGCATTTGGCTTGGGATGGCGGTGGCCACATGGCCTCTATACGCAGAGCAACAGTTCAATGCATTCGAGTTGGTGGTGGAGCTAGGTCTCGCGGTGGAGATCAAAATGGACTACAGAAAAGATTTCCTGATGGAGACAGACATCATCGTGGCGGCAGAGGAAATAGAGGACGGAATAAGGAAGTTAATGGAGGATGTCGACAGCGAGAGGCGGAAGAAGGTGAAAGAGGTGAGTGAGAAGAGTAGGAAGGCATTGGCTGAGGGTGGCTCTTCTTTCATGTCTTTGGGTCATTTGATTGAGGATATCTTGAGTAATATGCCTTAG